GGACGGGCGGGTGCGTCGGGGCCGCCGGGGTCGTCGGGGGCGCGGCACCGCTCGGCGTCCGGGCCGCAGCGGGGCTTCGGTCGACGCACCGCGCGGCGTTCGACGGGCTGGCGCAGGGACCTGAGGCGGACGCGCCGCTCGGCGTCCGGGCTGCGGCGCAGCGGCGGACGGGGGCCGGCACCGACGGGACCGACCCGTCAGCCTCCGTCTGTGGCGACTCTCGCGGCGGGGCCGGAGCTAGGCCGCGGACGTGGCCCCGGACGAGGCCCCGCCCTTCGCGGGGTCGGACGGGAGCGCGTGCGGGCCGCGCCGGTCCTCGACCGTCCACCCCTGGGGCGCGGAGAGGCGTTCCGCGTGGATCGCGCAGAGGTCGTGGGTGGCCGGGTGCGCCTCGTCGGCGAGGGCCCCCAGCCACACGACCCTGGCCTTGTAGTCGTAGGCGAGCGTGGCCACCGCGGCGGCGCCGCAGGCGGGTCGTGCGCAGCGCCTGGACATGGCCCGAAGGTACCTCCGGCCTGCGGGAACGTGGCGGATGTCCCCTGCAGGGGACCCCTCAATGTCACACACCCCCTCTACGATGGTGCCATGAGTCCTCAGACTCCCCCTCCGCCCCCGCCCCGACCCGGGCGGGGACAGGGCGGTCGCCCCTCCACGGGCTCCCAGGGCTGGCCCCGCTGGTCGATCTGGGTGCTGATCGGGCTGCTGCTCGCCACCGTGCTGATCCCGCAGCTGTTCTCGGGTGGGAGCAGCGAGGACATCTCCTACGACGCCTTCATCGACCGGGTCGAGGCCGACGACGTCCGCTCCATCGAGATCGACAACAGCAACGCCCACATCGACGGCGTCCTCGCCGACGGCACCCGGTTCTCCACCACCGGCCCTCTCGACGGCGGCCTGCCGGACGACGACGTCGCCCTCCTCCGCGAGCACGACGTCGAGGTCGAGTTCAACACGCCCCAGACCGGCTTCCTCGAGGGCATCCTGCCGCTGCTGATCCCGGTCGGCGTCTTCATCCTCTTCTTCTGGTGGATGGCGCGGCGCCAGCAGGGCCAGATGAGCGGGATCATGTCGATCGGCCGCTCCAAGGCCAAGACCTACACGACCGAGCGCCCGGGCACCACGTTCGCCGACGTCGCCGGCTACGAGGGCGTGAAGCAGGAGATCCGCGAGGTCGTCGACTTCCTGAAGCACCCCGAGCGGTTCAGCGAGATCGGCGCCAGGATCCCGAAGGGCGTCCTGCTCGTCGGGCCCCCTGGCACCGGCAAGACCCTGATCGCGCGGGCGGTCGCCGGCGAGGCCGGCGTGCCGTTCCTGTCGGTCACCGGCTCGGACTTCATGGAGATGTTCGTCGGGGTCGGCGCCTCGCGGGTGCGCGACCTGTTCCAGTCGGCCCGCAAGCTCGGGCGGGCGATCATCTTCGTCGACGAGATCGACTCGATCGGCCGCAAGCGGGGCGCCGGCCTCGGCGGCGGCCACGACGAGCGCGAGCAGACGCTCAACCAGATGCTCTCGGAGATGGACGGCTTCGAGGCCACCGAGGGCATCGTGATGATGGCCGCCACCAACCGGCCCGACATCCTCGACCCCGCCCTGCTCCGGCCCGGCCGCTTCGACCGCCAGGTCGTCGTGCCGCTGCCCGAGGTGGACGAGCGCCTCGCCATCCTGAACGTCCACTGCAAGGGGAAGCGGATCGCGC
This window of the Acidimicrobiales bacterium genome carries:
- a CDS encoding DUF3499 family protein, yielding MSRRCARPACGAAAVATLAYDYKARVVWLGALADEAHPATHDLCAIHAERLSAPQGWTVEDRRGPHALPSDPAKGGASSGATSAA
- the ftsH gene encoding ATP-dependent zinc metalloprotease FtsH encodes the protein MLIGLLLATVLIPQLFSGGSSEDISYDAFIDRVEADDVRSIEIDNSNAHIDGVLADGTRFSTTGPLDGGLPDDDVALLREHDVEVEFNTPQTGFLEGILPLLIPVGVFILFFWWMARRQQGQMSGIMSIGRSKAKTYTTERPGTTFADVAGYEGVKQEIREVVDFLKHPERFSEIGARIPKGVLLVGPPGTGKTLIARAVAGEAGVPFLSVTGSDFMEMFVGVGASRVRDLFQSARKLGRAIIFVDEIDSIGRKRGAGLGGGHDEREQTLNQMLSEMDGFEATEGIVMMAATNRPDILDPALLRPGRFDRQVVVPLPEVDERLAILNVHCKGKRIAPDVKLDVVARGTPGMSGADLSNLVNEAALFAVRAGEEQIRMEHFEAARDRILMGQRRESMALSDSEKEVIAYHEAGHAVCAAVLPHADPVHKVTILPSGMALGVTQQLPIEERHIYRQDYIEDSLVVRMGGRIAEELVFGVISTGANNDLVGSTELARKMVREWGMSDRIGPMAWGSQGAVFLGDDLMHTRDYSDETARVIDQEVERILRDQEERCRHTLRAHRNGLDLVARALLERETIDGSEVSRLIDLGRDGHRPEPAAAGATAAVNVATSADGGA